The Flammeovirga yaeyamensis genome segment CCAACACAAAGTCATTAACTGATCCACCCTTAACCTTGGGTAAGACCAACGTATCCACATTTGTACAAATACAAGGAATAATGTCTTACTCATTAACCAAACAAATCCCCATACATAACCCGATAATTCTCCAGTTGTACCTGTAGTCCAATCGGCCAATCGTAGCGATCCAATATTAATGAATGGTGTGTTCCAAGAGCCTAAAAATAATACAGAGGCAAATACACAACCTAATAACATTACACCATATTCAGCAAGCATCATAAAGGCAAACCTCATTCCTGAATATTCAATATGATATCCAGCAATCAGTTCTGTCTCTGCTTCAGGTAAATCGAAAGGTGCTCTATTTGCTTCAGCTAAAGATGAGATATAAAATATGATGAATGCTAGGATTAAAAACGGATTTCTAAGAATATTCCAAGTTAGAATTCCGCCCATATCAGTTACATCTATTCCTAAAGATTTTAAGCCAAATAAATAATTCACATCTGCTGATAAAAGCCCTTGTTGAGTAGAAATAATCTCTGTATTCAAGGTTTGAGCAGTCATCACAACACACAGCACTGCCAGGCCCATTGGCACTTCATATGAAACCATTTGAGAAGCTGATCTCATGGCTCCATATAGAGCGTATTTATTGTTCGAACTCCATCCTGCTGCTATAATTCCTAAAACTTCTAACGATAAAATCGCTAAAATATAAAAAACACCAATCATCGACTGAGAACCGTAAATACCATTGGTAAATGGCAGTACAGCAAAGCCTGCAAATACAGGCATAAAAATGACTATTGGTGCGTATTTAAAAATGGTTCTGTCTACCGCTTTTG includes the following:
- a CDS encoding complex I subunit 1/NuoH family protein translates to MLALVLYLPFLLVFAILGIYVERKVSAWMQDRMGPVNVGPRGLLQTFADILKLLTKEDIIPKAVDRTIFKYAPIVIFMPVFAGFAVLPFTNGIYGSQSMIGVFYILAILSLEVLGIIAAGWSSNNKYALYGAMRSASQMVSYEVPMGLAVLCVVMTAQTLNTEIISTQQGLLSADVNYLFGLKSLGIDVTDMGGILTWNILRNPFLILAFIIFYISSLAEANRAPFDLPEAETELIAGYHIEYSGMRFAFMMLAEYGVMLLGCVFASVLFLGSWNTPFINIGSLRLADWTTGTTGELSGYVWGFVWLMSKTLFLVFVQMWIRWSYPRLRVDQLMTLCWKYLTPAGLLLVFITGVWRLMMI